In Macadamia integrifolia cultivar HAES 741 chromosome 1, SCU_Mint_v3, whole genome shotgun sequence, a single window of DNA contains:
- the LOC122071018 gene encoding secreted RxLR effector protein 161-like: MIAIGFAQSNADHSLFAKREGDLISILIVYVDDTVITRNDTAEISKLKAYLETGTLGCKPSDTPIEANSHLKSKEGKSVDKGRYQRLVGRLVYLSYTRPDIAHVVSPVSQYMHDPYSSHTEVVIHILRYLKTALGNDILFSPLEHIRVEAYTDANWASSPNDHRSTSGYYTFVGGKLVTWHSKKQEDVAKFIAEDEF; encoded by the exons ATGATAGCAATTGGCTTTGCTCAGAGTAATGCTGATCACAGTTTGTTCGCCAAAAGGGAGGGTGATCTGATTAGCATTCTTattgtctatgtggacgacactGTCATTACTAGAAATGATACTGCTGAGATCTCTAAGCTCAAGGCCTATCTTG AGACTGGGACATTAGGGTGTAAGCCTTCAGATACACCTATTGAGGCAAATTCCCATCTCAagagcaaagaaggtaaatCAGTTGATAAGGGTCGATATCAAAGGTTAGTTGGGAGACTCGTCTACTTGTCTTACACTCGACCAGACATAGCTCATGTAGTTAGCCCTGTGAGTCAGTATATGCATGATCCTTATTCCTCTCATACGGAAGTTGTGATTCATATTCTTCGGTATTTGAAGACAGCTCTAGGGAATGATATCTTATTCTCCCCTTTAGAGCACATAAGAGTCGAAGCCTATACTGATGCCAATTGGGCAAGTTCTCCAAATGATCATCGTTCTACTTCAGGCTATTATACATTCGTTGGTGGCAAACTGGTtacatggcatagtaagaagcaagaagaTGTTGCCAAGTTTATTGCTGAAGATGAATTCTGA